AATGGTTGAACCAAAAACATCGACCATTACGAAGGTTTCGTTCCTCAACCATCCGTAAGGTCTCACAAAATACTATTTAAGGATCGACTCTAACTAATGTTAAATTAAGGAATAATTATAATTTATCTAATAAAATTGGGGGAAATATTGCTTCTAATTAAAGTAATCATAAAAAACTTGGAGTGTTTTAACCGTGTTAAAGCAAAAACACACACGGTTGTTTTACTCCAAAAAAAATGGAGGAAAAATGAAAAAGTTATGTTTAGTTCTTATGTTACTCTCTTTGACAGCGTTTATTTCTGCAACTCAAATGAATGTTGTGGGAGAAGTATTCAGTGCGGATTGGTGAGGGAGTTGCCCTACAGCAAGGAATTTGCTGTCTCAAATGTATGATGCTCATGAAGATCTGATCCCGATCGTCTGGGAAACAGAAGAAACATGGGGAGATGTTCGGTATGGATGGTATCCGGGAAATGGTTATGTTCCCTGGATCGTTTTCGGCGGTACGATCGAGCCGACCTGGAACAGTTATTCTTCTTATGAAAATGCTTATCAACAAATATCTAACCTGGAAAGTCCGTTAGATATGTCTATGCAGATGTATCCGGGAAGAGATGCGTTAACAGTCACTACAGATATTGAAGTAACCGGAAATATCACAACTTCAAATAATAAACTGTTTTTAGTTATTACAAAATTAGTTACAGATCCCAATGCTGATTATGTGAACAAAGTTGTCGCTTATTCAGGACAATTTGATTTCAATTTAACAGATATCGGTGAAACCATGACCCATGAATATTCATTTAATCTCGATCCGGAATGGAATCTCGACGAGATTGAAATCGTCGCGATCGTGCAGTCATGGACTGGAACGAAGGATATTTTGCAAGCTGTTAGATCAGATTATAATCCGCTTTCTCCTGTAACTCCCTCTCAAATCGATTTTGGTGAAGTCGCTATCGGTTCTTCTGCAACTGAACAGATCACGATCACAAATTATTGGACAGATGAACTAACCGGTATGATTTTTCCAATCCCGAATTTTGAGATCGTCGATAATTTCTCTGTTCCTGCATTTGAAAGTATCGATCTGGATTTGACTTTTACTCCAACAGCAGAAATGGATTATGTTGGAGATATCATTTTCACAACAAATAATGAAATCTTTCCGACAATTATCTTGCATGTTACCGGTTCCGGATTTGATGATACATCAATCGATGAACAGGATTTGCTTCCTTCACAATTATTAGGAAATTATCCGAATCCTTTCAATTCGACAACAACGATTTCTTTCTCTTGCCACAGAGACGCAGAGAACACAGAGATTGCAATTTACAATATCAAGGGGCAATTAATTAAACAATATTCAATATTCAATCCGTCAAAAGCCGGACACGGTAATCAATCTTCAATTGTCTGGGACGGAAAAGATAAAAACGGAAATCCGGTTTCAAACGGAATTTATTACTGCCAACTGCACACCGGAGGATTTTCCCAAACGAAAAAGATGATCCTTATCAAGTAAGAGATGCAAGAAGAGTTTCTTGATTTAGAAGTATTGAGAGGATTCGAGCAAGAATCCCTCAATACTTCCTGATGAGATAGATTTATGCTTATCCCAAACTCTTTCCGCCAACTCCAAAATTCTTTCTCGGAACTTCATCGATGCGGATATAAACAGCTTGTGCTGGTTTTTTTGTAACTTCTACGACAACA
This portion of the Candidatus Cloacimonadota bacterium genome encodes:
- a CDS encoding T9SS type A sorting domain-containing protein; this translates as MYDAHEDLIPIVWETEETWGDVRYGWYPGNGYVPWIVFGGTIEPTWNSYSSYENAYQQISNLESPLDMSMQMYPGRDALTVTTDIEVTGNITTSNNKLFLVITKLVTDPNADYVNKVVAYSGQFDFNLTDIGETMTHEYSFNLDPEWNLDEIEIVAIVQSWTGTKDILQAVRSDYNPLSPVTPSQIDFGEVAIGSSATEQITITNYWTDELTGMIFPIPNFEIVDNFSVPAFESIDLDLTFTPTAEMDYVGDIIFTTNNEIFPTIILHVTGSGFDDTSIDEQDLLPSQLLGNYPNPFNSTTTISFSCHRDAENTEIAIYNIKGQLIKQYSIFNPSKAGHGNQSSIVWDGKDKNGNPVSNGIYYCQLHTGGFSQTKKMILIK
- a CDS encoding 4-oxalocrotonate tautomerase family protein, producing MPIVTLENAGNLTDEQKTRLIKELTNVVVEVTKKPAQAVYIRIDEVPRKNFGVGGKSLG